cctcatcaccgacaaaaacaaaattaaggttgcctctagtctcagagttgggaggcaagtgaagttcacagttgttcaaacgctctccaaagagtgtgtgctctaaaacgccaccatcggaaacccttccgttcatgccaacatctacatttataaattcataattcgcgttaacaagggccatcaggatgatgctgaaatagcccttataattaaagaagtaggatccgctgttcggtggttgagtgatccggacatgtttcccgtccaaagccccaccacagtttgggaactgccaaagctgctcaaaatcggaggcaatctttttccattcctcttccgtgttgggaaactgcatgtagctacgtagactgtggaaaatcgcatcacatgtctctggaattagaacgctgagcagggtccttgaaatggctgaagaaaaatgcaagtcttgtagcgagcgcccggtggccaggaatcgcagcgtgactgccaatctttcatcagccgggatggcagcacgcatcactgtatccttccgttgaatcagtggagtaattctttgcagtaaatgtttgaaggattcctcagacatccgcagatagttgcggaaatcatgaggattcttatcctgaagctctcttacaagttgcatgtgggacaaatcagacctcttctgcagccattctctggtccacatgcgacgctttcgtttggaacgcctctcttgcatccgggcctcatcttgccgccgagcttcctcaaccagcaatgcagcaaacacaacagcacactgcgcattgttcatgatgctGCACACTGAAGCACATAAAAGAAAAAGATGAGAAAgttaataaataaagaaaaaaaaaaaataaaaaaaaaactccattccGTTACCATGCATGACAGACAACATGCTGTATGGGTGTGCAAGTACAAGACCCCCTAAAATAGCAGCCCGTGTaaaagtatatgtacacagatagcagCCAAGCCCTCACTCCATCCCTCCACAGCAATGATAGCAGGAAATTATTTTTAGGTGCCCTATAAAAATATTTAGGGGACAATGAAAACGCACTTGCGACCCCAAACAATACCTACCGTACACAATGTATAGTTGTCAGAAGAATCCTTGCAGAACAGATTATCGAaatggaagaggagtcgcaggtcggagaactctacaacgatctgcaatccaccacgcgctcaggaacaaaggacggaagggctattatgTGTCGCCTCATAGGCATGGCCgcaaaccaatcagaacgcagtagcgaccacgaaTCGGAACAGAATGGGCGCGGAAACGGCAACACAAATGCACGCCTatatgtcggtgtctgagtcgtcaatgaggtcgttggtaaggtgtcaaacaaagcgatgtgtgttccccagcgggacctcaacgatcaaaaaatggtccaggccattccgacacgaccagcgatctcacagcaggggcctgatcgctgctacgtgtcacacatagcgagatcgctactgagatcgctcttGCGtctcaaaacttgtgactcagcagcgatctcgctagcgatcttgcTACGTGAGACGGGGGCTTTAGTGTCACAGTTCTCTGTGATGTGTATTGGTGGCCCCGGAATCCCGCGCCTGTGCCCTGCAATAGCACGATTGATTATGCGTGACTCGCCTGAGCCTACACAGGAGAACCCTGAAGACAATACCCATAGAAGGGCAGAATAGTTACATACAATCTCGCTTTGCAGGACGCAGTTGTGGGATACAGGGCACTGTGATACTGATGGGAGGGGAGTGGTACCCAAATGAAGACTGGAGGCACAGTTTTCCTCCCAACTCTGCACGTCCCAGAGCCTTAAAGAAATCGTTAGCATAAAGAAATAAAAgacgatttctcaacaacaagaccgcaGATATGGGCATACAGATGTGACTAGTTTAACCATTCTATCACctgtgcccatattaataggttaaaaTCCTCCCAGGGGGCGACAGATTCCCTCTAGTAAGAATATCTATATGGGAGATcagaatgtaatgaccagaggtccgaataagatccagtgagtcacaaaccaagaccaaggcagaaatctccaacggtatttactcaaaggcaaattaatcaaggtaatatggagaatattaagacagatgcaccccaaagatacaccaattcagcagcagctgaaatcactgtgccactccaaggtctcctgagaactgtgtactacaacagactagtaagaaatttacctaacaggcaactaaaaacaggaacaagtgtaaattgaatgtagtgttattaagggagcccctggaatggcacattgagtataacttacacaactctaatataagatacacctctaaagtaacaatttaacactctgagcagagatacccgggtatctataactatggtaccgtatcctgagatggatttcctctcaggcaggaatccgcacaggctgcagccagttcatattttcagcgccaataagttacagcaagctcctcttgtcttgtcggccgatgccgagcccaaacgccggggacttagttagtggtctcacgatgtagtctctgcttctgtagctcctaggaatgcttccacgacaatccgtccgtctctgtatcagccgtctgtccagacttggttctccactcaatgcacagggaatccacagacttccaaatacgtactgggttcttagcaaagtctccgtcttttgttaaataaagggttaactcctctccaggaaacgttagccacacaagtctctcacagagttaaacaaaaggttaattcttctccaggggaacgttagcaacaaaaagtctctcaaaagcttcttttcctccaaaaacacttgcagtaaatccacacagtctctctttaagatatcacagcagcttctgcctttgcttcccgccttttactctctcagctctcacttccaagtttcactttacacccgagacactagaccccaccccccagcacacattgtctctgggagttttgcatggtctgttctcttctgcaataggcaaaaaccacagggtcctagtgccctctcagtgggactacagttcaccctcttacatgccaccccactagaggttggcgtcctcgacataccttcccactcaaattcatcttgagcatatcgctgaggcggtattcctgccgtagatcgtgtagttctcctgagtcctacatcaacaggtgcgaccttagagggagctagagtctcttccatggtcgtgtcagtgggcgtaagtggagttgtctcctcctgcggctcgatgtcctgtgatacagcgtcaggaccaagcagttgacctgatgcactctcctcaacaacatcctccatatccccaacattctcatcacccgaggccagatcggtcacagggggcaaataagcaggcgcaggagtaagcacaccatcaaactcaagatcattcagagcttccgccccttgaaacatggcctctggctctaggggggtaggcgccgaatcttcaaaccagcaccgctgtaacatgttacgatgcaaattacgggttggcccccctgtccccaccggttcgacctcgtacactggaatctcagggttcacctgtttttttatcagatacggtatcgcctcccatcggtcactcagctttcctgaccgtcgttttgtcctcaccaacactctgtctcccggagagaacagctctgtttgtacaggtcgcgtgtccttatggaccacctggcgaaggcggtcacccaccacctgatgcaccaccctcaaccgccgccgatgctctcgtacccactcggatgcagtccgaaggggggcggaggagggatctggcatgctcaaatcctcaatgtctcggccaggtctaccaaacatcaacatgtgtggtgagtaaccagtagtactgtgcaccctgttattgtaagcccacatcaattcggggagatactcaggccagcatgtctgttgctgactctctaaggacctcaacatttgcaacagggtccgattaaaacgctcacacgccccgttaccctgagggtggtaaggcgttgttctcgactgctcgatactatagagctggtgcaactctttcatcagcgttccctgaaagcaggccccttgatctgaatgtattctctgcggacacccgaacacttggaagaaatgtcggcacactgcctcagccgccgacttggccgtctgatctcttgtcggcaccgctacagcatacttggtaaagtgatctgtcatcaccaggcagtaggagtaccctgatgtagagtaccctatcaacacgtagtcaatcatgagtagttccagtggagctgaagtcttaatagactgtgtgggagcccgctgctcagggcttttgttgagcccacaaattcggcactgccgacacgcgtcggccaccatccctcccaactcagggcagtagaggactcgctgcaaccactgaagtgtcttttcacttccaaaatgggcccccttctcatgcgcctcacgagcgaccaccggccccatccccacaggaattatcagttggtaccgatgctgcagctccgatggcaggtacaccttacgatacaaaagaccttgttccacacacaatttatcccattgtcgaaggagtttcattccttccatggacaactgagccttgtcctctgcactgggccaggccttgttttgtacccaacggcgcacaagtgcaacgtccggacactcatcctggactcttgtccaatctgagggtgttttacccaggacacagggcatcccggtggccaccccacttgagtgtaccacactttggaagataggtatttgccccaaagctggagtttcagtatcctcaagttgttcatcaacatcttccccggatgacccaaggggcactcttgacaatgcatctgcattgccgttctctcgaccagagcgaaatttaatgcggtaattgaacttggccagtctggcgacccaccgctgctccaacgcccccagttttgcattctctaagtgagctagcgggttgttatctgtcatgactagcacctcagctcctgttagatactcggcgaagcgttctgtcattgcccacaccagggccagcaattccagacggaatgagctgtagttagccggatttcgctcggagtctcttaaagatctgctgccataagaaatcactcgttctcggccgtcctgcacctgtgctagtactgcccccaacccatgaagactaccatcggtatacaacaaaaaaggggtgtcaaaccgggcgtaggccagcaatggggcactcgttagggcggttttcactccatcaaatgcctttttctgtaggggcccccatggaatggggcgatttcgagg
The Ranitomeya imitator isolate aRanImi1 chromosome 3, aRanImi1.pri, whole genome shotgun sequence genome window above contains:
- the LOC138672084 gene encoding uncharacterized protein, yielding MQERRSKRKRRMWTREWLQKRSDLSHMQLVRELQDKNPHDFRNYLRMSEESFKHLLQRITPLIQRKDTVMRAAIPADERLAVTLRFLATGRSLQDLHFSSAISRTLLSVLIPETCDAIFHSLRSYMQFPNTEEEWKKIASDFEQLWQFPNCGGALDGKHVRITQPPNSGSYFFNYKGYFSIILMALVNANYEFINVDVGMNGRVSDGGVLEHTLFGERLNNCELHLPPNSETRGNLNFVFVGDEAFPLHPNLIKPFPQKSLTEKRRIFNYSLSRARRVVENAFGIMANRFRVFHTPINMKLESIDSVVLACCVLHNFLRRRDALAYSPPGFMDSVGLVNGEVQLGEWRANDPAIAGLQPLLPGRNTHDAKTCRDNYCQYFNGPGAVTWQHQNL